One genomic segment of Culturomica massiliensis includes these proteins:
- a CDS encoding phosphatidate cytidylyltransferase — protein sequence MSNFVKRAISGLFFVVILTGCIFLHPLCFFVLFFIINILGLREFSMMARRMNVDINLPMLLICGSILFTAGFLHKYLGNRDGYLYFFIATFVLSIWELYRKKGNSFQNLSFSYYGLLYLSLPFTLLIYLPYMTNDEWRPEIIFFPFLLVWFNDTFAFLLGSQFGRHKLFPRISPKKSWEGAIGGGICTILAALFIAPYIEGLTIYNNMVIAAIVVVFGIFGDLLESMFKRSIEIKDSGNIMPGHGGILDRFDAVLFVIPAIFVYLEFVY from the coding sequence GTGAGTAATTTCGTCAAACGCGCTATCAGCGGTTTATTTTTTGTTGTCATTCTGACCGGTTGCATCTTTCTGCACCCGCTTTGTTTTTTTGTTTTGTTTTTTATCATCAACATACTGGGATTACGCGAGTTTTCCATGATGGCCAGACGAATGAATGTCGATATCAATCTACCGATGCTTTTAATCTGCGGCAGCATTCTGTTTACAGCCGGATTCTTACACAAATACCTGGGCAACAGAGACGGTTATCTTTATTTCTTCATAGCCACCTTTGTATTGAGTATCTGGGAATTATACCGTAAAAAAGGCAACTCTTTTCAGAATCTTTCTTTCTCCTATTACGGCTTGCTTTATTTGAGCCTGCCTTTTACCCTGTTGATCTACCTGCCTTATATGACCAACGACGAATGGCGTCCGGAGATCATCTTCTTTCCCTTTCTGCTCGTCTGGTTCAACGATACTTTCGCATTCCTGCTCGGCTCACAATTCGGACGACACAAACTATTTCCGAGGATATCTCCCAAAAAATCCTGGGAAGGAGCGATAGGCGGCGGAATATGTACGATTCTGGCAGCCCTGTTCATCGCGCCCTATATCGAAGGACTAACCATATACAACAATATGGTCATAGCTGCTATTGTCGTTGTATTCGGTATTTTCGGAGACTTACTCGAATCCATGTTCAAAAGAAGTATCGAAATCAAAGATTCCGGAAACATCATGCCCGGTCACGGCGGCATACTCGACCGTTTTGACGCAGTTCTGTTTGTCATACCGGCCATATTCGTATACCTGGAATTCGTATATTAA
- a CDS encoding putative signal transducing protein has product MNNWISIFETDQLYKAELVKSVLCDNGVEAVILNQKDSSYNTFGTIQVMVSCDHKDQAEEIIKSIHCE; this is encoded by the coding sequence ATGAACAATTGGATATCCATTTTCGAAACGGATCAGCTTTACAAAGCAGAATTAGTAAAAAGTGTATTGTGCGATAATGGTGTAGAAGCGGTTATACTGAATCAGAAAGATTCTTCTTATAACACATTCGGAACCATACAGGTTATGGTAAGCTGCGATCATAAAGATCAGGCCGAAGAAATCATAAAATCCATTCATTGTGAGTAA
- the ftsH gene encoding ATP-dependent zinc metalloprotease FtsH — MAENKKNNKENFNFPPVGGGGKNIKAPKVGGYWLYLIIALIIVGFNFLNLQTEPVKTNWQEVKTKMLEKGDIEKFVVITNKGQVNVFLKPNKIEDYSQLKSKGFKNSSPGPQFTFAIGSLEGFEKNVAEAQKDIPGAANTTIEYEKEYDGWGDILSFLFPLALLVFIWMFFFRRMSKGSGGPGGGIFNVGKSQAKLFDKESNIKVTFKDVAGLAEAKQEVEEIVSFLKSPDKYTKLGGKIPKGALLVGPPGTGKTLMAKAMAGEANVPFFSMSGSDFVEMFVGVGASRVRDLFKQAKEKAPCIIFIDEIDAIGRARGKNPNMGSNDERENTLNQLLTEMDGFETNSGVIILAATNRADILDSALLRAGRFDRQIYVDLPELKDREAIFKVHLKPLKLAEDVDVDFLAKQTPGFSGADIANVANEAALIAARKNKNAVEKQDFLDAIDRIVGGLENRSKVIKSSERKAIAYHEAGHATVSWLLEHAHPLLKVTIVPRGKALGAAWYLPQERQITTKTQLLDQMCSVLGGRAAEELVFGQISTGAQNDLEKATKQAYAMVSIFGMSDKIGNLSYYDSSGQSDFSFTKPYSEKTAELIDAEVKEMVEAAYVRAKQLLSDHLEQHREVAELLIEREVIFSDDLERILGKRPWKDEEDEKDGSGEEATEQPQGEQ; from the coding sequence ATGGCAGAGAACAAAAAAAACAATAAAGAGAACTTCAATTTTCCCCCTGTCGGTGGCGGCGGAAAAAATATAAAAGCTCCGAAAGTCGGAGGATATTGGTTATATCTCATCATAGCACTTATCATTGTCGGGTTTAATTTCCTCAACCTGCAAACCGAACCGGTGAAAACCAACTGGCAGGAAGTAAAAACCAAAATGCTGGAAAAGGGGGACATCGAAAAATTCGTTGTCATCACCAATAAGGGACAGGTGAACGTATTCCTAAAACCGAATAAAATCGAGGATTATTCCCAACTGAAATCCAAAGGATTCAAAAACTCGAGTCCCGGTCCCCAATTCACATTTGCGATCGGTTCACTGGAAGGATTCGAGAAAAATGTAGCCGAAGCCCAGAAAGATATTCCGGGAGCGGCTAACACCACCATAGAATATGAAAAAGAATACGACGGTTGGGGAGATATTTTATCCTTCCTTTTCCCGTTGGCTCTATTGGTATTCATTTGGATGTTTTTCTTCCGGCGGATGAGCAAAGGCAGCGGTGGCCCCGGCGGAGGCATATTTAATGTCGGCAAGTCCCAGGCCAAACTATTCGATAAAGAATCGAATATCAAAGTTACCTTTAAAGATGTTGCCGGATTGGCAGAGGCCAAGCAGGAAGTGGAAGAAATCGTATCCTTCCTGAAAAGTCCGGACAAATATACCAAGTTAGGAGGAAAAATTCCGAAGGGAGCCTTACTGGTAGGTCCTCCGGGAACCGGAAAGACATTGATGGCCAAAGCAATGGCAGGAGAGGCAAACGTACCTTTCTTCTCCATGTCAGGTTCTGACTTTGTGGAAATGTTCGTCGGTGTAGGAGCTTCCCGTGTACGCGACCTTTTCAAACAAGCCAAAGAAAAAGCACCGTGTATCATTTTCATCGACGAAATTGATGCCATCGGCCGGGCCCGCGGTAAAAACCCCAATATGGGTTCCAACGACGAACGGGAAAACACGCTGAACCAATTGCTTACCGAAATGGACGGCTTCGAAACCAATTCAGGGGTTATCATTCTGGCAGCAACCAACCGGGCAGACATTCTGGACAGCGCATTGCTGCGTGCCGGACGGTTCGACCGCCAGATTTATGTTGACCTGCCCGAATTAAAAGACCGCGAAGCGATATTTAAAGTACATCTGAAACCGCTGAAACTGGCAGAAGATGTGGACGTCGATTTTCTGGCCAAGCAAACGCCGGGCTTCTCGGGTGCCGACATTGCCAATGTAGCCAATGAAGCCGCTCTGATTGCCGCCCGTAAAAACAAAAATGCCGTTGAAAAACAAGATTTTCTGGATGCCATCGACCGTATTGTCGGAGGTTTGGAAAACCGCAGCAAAGTAATTAAATCCAGCGAAAGAAAGGCCATTGCCTACCACGAAGCCGGCCACGCAACGGTATCCTGGTTATTGGAACATGCTCATCCCCTGCTCAAAGTGACAATTGTTCCGAGAGGGAAAGCCTTGGGAGCTGCCTGGTATTTACCGCAGGAAAGGCAAATCACCACCAAAACCCAATTACTCGACCAAATGTGTTCTGTATTGGGAGGACGGGCTGCCGAAGAACTGGTATTCGGACAAATCTCTACCGGAGCGCAAAACGATCTGGAAAAAGCAACGAAACAAGCTTACGCCATGGTAAGCATCTTCGGTATGAGCGATAAAATCGGCAACCTGAGCTATTACGATTCGTCAGGACAGAGTGATTTCAGTTTCACCAAGCCCTATTCGGAAAAAACAGCCGAATTGATCGACGCCGAAGTCAAAGAAATGGTAGAAGCAGCCTATGTCCGTGCCAAACAACTCTTATCCGACCATCTGGAACAGCACAGGGAGGTGGCCGAGTTACTCATTGAAAGAGAAGTTATTTTCAGCGACGACCTCGAGCGTATACTCGGTAAACGTCCCTGGAAAGACGAAGAAGATGAAAAAGACGGTTCCGGCGAAGAAGCAACGGAACAGCCACAGGGAGAACAATAA
- the rsfS gene encoding ribosome silencing factor — MNKPEELVNKIIESLDENKGHQIVKIDLRKIENCFCSFFVICHGTSNTHVSALADGVEDKVQEDLHEKPFHTEGREQAQWIIVDYGDVIVHVFQKEQRDYYQLEDFWGDGIKEEINNSEQ, encoded by the coding sequence ATGAATAAACCGGAAGAATTAGTAAATAAAATAATAGAAAGTCTGGACGAAAACAAAGGACATCAAATTGTAAAAATTGATTTAAGAAAGATTGAAAACTGTTTTTGTAGTTTCTTCGTAATATGTCATGGAACCTCCAATACCCATGTATCCGCATTAGCAGACGGCGTAGAGGATAAAGTTCAGGAAGATTTGCATGAGAAACCTTTCCACACGGAAGGCCGGGAGCAAGCACAATGGATCATTGTCGATTACGGGGATGTCATTGTACATGTTTTCCAGAAAGAACAACGGGATTATTATCAACTGGAAGACTTTTGGGGAGACGGCATAAAAGAAGAAATCAACAACTCGGAACAATAA
- a CDS encoding pyridoxal-phosphate-dependent aminotransferase family protein translates to MEKYRLPMVPGPVSVPQQILDAAVVNYGSADLEKEYIDLYKATEKALQKIMRTRNSVVIQTGEGMLALWGALKSCLQPGDKVLALSTGLFGYGIGEMAESLGCEVRTVGFSFDESITDFETVERAIREFCPKMITMVQSETPSGTLNPVGRIGDLKEKYNVPLLYVDAVSGLGGSVVETDKWHVDLCLGASQKCLSAPANMAFLSVSERAWEIIEETGYVGYDALMPFREAVRNRYFPYTPYWHGTAQLYAACCLILDEGLTRVINRHEKVAAYCRERALQMGLTLFPAADAILSPTVTALYVPKGVSWKKLDAALREEGLVVGGNYGCLAGKVFRIGHMGAQADMQLVKEAMDVLEKTVLDF, encoded by the coding sequence ATGGAAAAATACAGACTTCCGATGGTTCCCGGCCCCGTGTCGGTACCACAGCAGATATTGGATGCCGCAGTCGTTAATTACGGATCGGCAGATTTAGAAAAAGAATATATCGATTTATATAAAGCAACCGAAAAAGCATTGCAAAAGATTATGCGTACCCGGAATTCGGTTGTGATACAGACGGGAGAAGGAATGCTTGCTTTATGGGGTGCATTGAAGAGTTGTTTACAACCGGGAGATAAAGTATTGGCTTTATCGACCGGGCTGTTCGGTTATGGAATCGGAGAAATGGCGGAGTCACTGGGATGTGAGGTGCGTACTGTCGGTTTTTCCTTCGATGAATCGATTACTGATTTTGAAACGGTAGAAAGGGCTATCCGGGAGTTCTGCCCGAAAATGATTACGATGGTACAAAGCGAGACTCCTAGCGGTACGCTGAATCCGGTCGGACGTATCGGGGATTTGAAAGAAAAGTACAATGTCCCGCTGTTGTATGTGGATGCGGTATCCGGACTCGGTGGGAGTGTGGTTGAAACAGATAAATGGCATGTCGATTTGTGTTTGGGAGCTTCCCAGAAATGTTTGTCGGCGCCGGCGAATATGGCATTTTTATCCGTCAGTGAGCGGGCTTGGGAGATTATAGAGGAGACCGGCTATGTCGGTTACGATGCACTTATGCCTTTCCGGGAGGCTGTACGAAACCGGTATTTTCCTTATACGCCCTACTGGCATGGAACGGCACAGTTGTATGCCGCGTGCTGCCTGATATTGGATGAAGGATTGACCAGGGTTATCAACCGGCACGAAAAAGTGGCGGCTTATTGCCGGGAACGGGCTTTGCAGATGGGATTGACGTTGTTTCCTGCTGCGGATGCCATCCTGTCGCCCACAGTAACGGCTTTATATGTTCCGAAAGGTGTGTCCTGGAAAAAACTGGATGCAGCTTTAAGAGAGGAAGGACTTGTTGTGGGAGGAAACTACGGTTGTCTGGCAGGAAAAGTATTCCGGATCGGACATATGGGTGCCCAGGCTGATATGCAGCTGGTAAAGGAGGCGATGGATGTTTTGGAGAAAACTGTTTTGGATTTTTGA